The Thermostichus vulcanus str. 'Rupite' sequence GGTTTCGACGACTGAGTAAGGACTACGAGTTGTATACAGAGGTGAGCGAGGCGATGATTTACGGTTCATTGCTGCGGTTAATGGTGAAACGACTGGCAGCTTAATTCCCTCTTTATAAATCAGCTCTAAAGATGAGCTGGGCTGGGCTGACTACCGGCTAACCCATTATCAGGATATCGAGAAGTGGTGGGAGCTGGTGTATCAGGCTCTACTGCTTGTCAGCTTTATCTGTGATGGGGACCGGAAGAATAAGACAAGATCTAGAGAAGAAGAATCTAGGGAGGAATTCAGGAACAATCCGAGGTGGGAAGAGGGAAAGAGTTGGAAGAGCCAATTGAACAACCTGCATTTGCTGATTGAGCCTTGGAACTATTTGAGTAATCTTGCGAATTGGTTGAGAGTTTATACTATTCCTGAACTATCGATAGGTCTATCCCGACTCATCGAGAAGTTAAATTCATCCCGATGGCCTTGGATGTCTACCTCAATCCTGTTCTCCTCTGCCTAGAGTGACAAAAGAGGCGTAACCGCATCGCCAGCAGCAGTGGAGCAGCGCAGGTCTGCAACGGGATCCCTTAGGATTGCTCTAGCAGCAGGAGCGGTTCTCATGGTTGAGCAAGCCAGCTATGGATCCTGGCGATCCCCGATTACATCTGATCTGGTTGTAGCGGGATCCCTCCGCTTGGGTCAGGCCCATTGGGATCAAGGCAATCTCTACTGGACAGAGGGTCGTCCCCAGGAGGAGGGGCGCAATGTGTTGATCCGGCGTTCTACGGATGGGATCCTGACAGAACTGACGCCTGCTCCCTTCAACGTGCGAACCCGCGTGCATGAGTACGGGGGCGGAGCCTACTGGGTGTCGGAGGGGATTGTTTATTTTTGCAATTTTGCCGACCAACGGCTCTACCGCCTCATCCCGGGTTCGGATCCCCAGCCGCTGACGGAAGCAGGTCCCTACCGCTACGCCGATGGTGTGGTGGATCGGGTGCGCAGGCGCATCCTCTGTGTACGGGAGGATCACAGTCAGGGGGGAGAGCCGCAAAACACCCTTGTTTCCATTGACTTGGAGAGCGGATCCCAGCAGATTCTGACCTCTGGACACGACTTCTACGCCAACCCGCGCCTTAGTCCTGATGGTCAGGCCTTAGTGTGGCTGACCTGGGATCACCCGCAAATGCCCTGGGATGGAACAGAACTTTGGTGGGCAGCAGTGGCTCCAGACGGGACATTAGGGGATCCTCAAAAAGTGGCCGGTGGCCGGAACGAATCGATTTTTCAACCCCAATGGTCACCGCAGGGGATCCTGTACTTTGTTTCGGACCGCTCCGGTTGGTGGAATCTCTACCGCTGGGATCCTAGTCAGCCCGAGCCTGTCCAGCCGCTGTGTCCCATGGAGGCGGAGTTTGGAGAACCCCAGTGGGTGTTTGGCATGAGCACCTACGGCTTTTGTGGCGATGGGCGTCTTCTGGCCCGCTATGAGCAAGACGGGCTTTCCCATCTGGCTTACCTGGATCCGGATTCAGGACAGTTGCAAGGGATCCCGCTGCCCTATACCCAGATCAGCGGTTTGCAGGTGAGTGGGGAGCAAGCGGTGTTCTTGGCCGGATCCCCGACGGAATCGGTGGCATTGGTCTGTTTAGAGCTACGTTCTGGACAAGTTCAGGTACTGGCCCGCTCCAACAGCTGGGTGGTGGATCCCGGCTATGTGTCGATCCCAGAGACCATTGCTTTTCCGACCGGGGCAGATGCAGTGGCCTACGCCTTCTTTTATCCACCCCAAAATCAAGATTTCGTGGCTCCCCCTGGTGAAAAACCTCCTCTCTTGGTGAAAAGTCACGGGGGGCCGACCGGGGCAACAGCGGCGGTGCTGAACCTAGGGATCCAATACTGGACCAGCCGGGGGATTGCGGTTTTGGATGTGAACTATCGCGGTAGTACGGGCTATGGACGGGCCTATCGAGATGCCCTGAAGGGGAAATGGGGTCTGGTGGATGTGGAGGATTGTATCTATGGGGCGAAATTCTTAGCAGACCAGGGCAAGGTGGATGGGGAGCGGCTGATGATCGATGGGGGCAGTGCAGGGGGCTATACTACGCTGGCTGCCCTGACTTTCCACGACACCTTCAAAGCGGGTGCCAGCTACTACGGGGTTAGCGACCTGGAAGCCCTGGCCCAAGATACCCATAAGTTCGAATCTCGTTACTTGGATGGCCTGATCGGCCCCTACCCAGAGCGACAGGATCTCTACCGGGCTCGTTCTCCCATTCATCATTTGGATCGCCTCAATTGCCCGGTTATTTTCTTTCAGGGCTTAGAAGACGCGATTGTGCCCCCCAACCAAGCGGAGGCCATGGTAGAAGCGCTGCGGGCCAAGGGGTTGCCGGTGGCCTATGTCCCCTTTGAGGGGGAACAACACGGCTTTCGACAGGCGGCCAACATCAAACGGGCTTTGGAGGCAGAGCTTTACTTCTACGCTCAAGTACTGGGCTTTGCTCTTGCAGAGGAGATTGAACCTGTTGCCATCGATAATCTGGTAGTGCATCGCAAGTCATGCTGAACTAGCATATGACCTCTAAGCTTCCAAAGAATGCTCGGGGTGCAATGCCCCGAATGCAGCTCAACTAGCGCCGTTAAGTACAGCAGCTGTAGAGATCACTCTAGATCGTTTGCCTACGGTGACCGAGCTAGAGGGATTGGCCCAGAAATGGGGGGCTGCTGCCGCCAATTTCGCCAGTTGGTGTGGTTGGATTTTGACGGTGGGCGCGTGACGGCTTCATTGCGGATCCCGCGCCTGATTCTCCGTTTAGAGGATCAAGCTCTAGAGGCAGAGTTGATAGAAGCTTTAGAGCAGCTTGTCACTTGTAGCCCCTTACTTGTAGCCCCTTATAGTTATTTCGATTAGGGCTGCTGGATCTAACGGATCTACAGGAGCACCAACGGGTGCGGGTGCAGGGGCTAGCTGGATATCTAGAGGGGATCGAGATTCTCTTCGGCCCAATCAAACCTGGCTCGGTGCTGATGTTCTATCCAGAAGCCAACCACCTGATCCGCCCCCCCCGAGGATCCCCAGTCGGATATTCCCGCCTTCAAGCGATCTCCTGTGGTGATTCTTCCAATGGGTCAAACCTGAAAAGTCATGTTAGATTTCTCTTCGGTTGCGGAGGTGGGCTTCAAAATCACCTTTGCCTCCCAAAATGTTGAGTGTTGAGTTGCTTACTTGAGGAGTTCCTTTCAATGAATGCCAACTCTATGGTTGGAGATCCCGTAACGACTCGGTCTGCACGCAATCGCAAGCGCTCACAGCGGCGACAGATATTCTGCCCCATTCACGGCTGCTTTCTAGACAGCGTTAGCCCCAAATATCCTCTTTTCGCGGATTCGGCGGGCCAGTTGCAGGTGCGGGGAATGGGGATCAAAACTTCCCGTCTTGTGATGTCGGCCTACAAGGTTGTTCCTCTAGTTGGCGAGTGGATTGAAGAGTTCTGGTGCAGCGAGTGCCAAGAGTCAAAATGGTACCACATCCATAAGATTGGAGAACGGAACTACGAGGTTAAGGTGGCCAAAGATGATTTGTGGCAAAATGCGAGCAAAGTTGTTAACCCTCACCAGAACCCTTCAGTTAGCGAGTATACCTTTCGAGCCTCACGCGGCTACAGTGCCTATGGAGTGAAAGGATTCGCTGCCCTCAGGTAGAAGCTTGTCTTGTAAACATAGAAATGACCAGCCCGCAACGATGTTTCTTGTGCTATGTTCCAATCCAGCAGTTGAAGTAACTGTCAAATCAATCGAATTAGTTTAGATCTCAGCATGGAGTTGGGCTTTGACGGTCTTCGGATCTCAGTCCCTCCACCCTACCCAGAAGTCAGGTGGTGTTTTGATGCACTGGGTGTGGCAGGGATCCCTGTGTCTATTTTCTGTAAGCCTTAAGATCCCCTGTGAGTGATTTAAAGTCTACAGCTATGCAGATGCGGTGGAGAATCTTTGAGGCTTGGGTGGGGTACAGGCGATATCACAGCGATTCGAAGCACACAACCCCGGCAAGAATAGGGGCGCTCAGATGTCCGACCTATGATGGACTTGATGGAATCCGACCCAGGTAGGAGATCTGGTCATGAGTATCAGCAGCCCCCCCTGCGTGAGCTACCGATTCTGGAAAGTGGCGATCGCCTCACCCGTCGTGAGTTTGAGCGCCGCTATGCGGCCATGCCTGAGCGAATAAAGGCGGAACTCATCGAAGGAGTCGTTTACGTGGCATCGCCTGTAAGGGCTTTAGCGTTTACATCTTTGGCTGGAATACTCAACTCACCTCATGCCCCATTCCAACCCTGTACCCCCCAGACCGAATGGTAGTATCACATCTGTCTTGAGACGGATCTGGGAGCATCTAACTCCCCGCCAGCGGTGGCAACTGCCGGGGTTGGCGGTGTTGATGGTTATGAGTGGTCTAGCCGAAGGCATGACCTTGGGGGCTGTTTTACCCTTTTTGGCCGTGATTGTGTCACCAGAGCGGGTGTTTGAGTATCCATTAGCGGCTCAATTGGCCAGGGTGGTGGGGCTGACCACGGGTGATCAGTTGGTGT is a genomic window containing:
- a CDS encoding S9 family peptidase, giving the protein MVEQASYGSWRSPITSDLVVAGSLRLGQAHWDQGNLYWTEGRPQEEGRNVLIRRSTDGILTELTPAPFNVRTRVHEYGGGAYWVSEGIVYFCNFADQRLYRLIPGSDPQPLTEAGPYRYADGVVDRVRRRILCVREDHSQGGEPQNTLVSIDLESGSQQILTSGHDFYANPRLSPDGQALVWLTWDHPQMPWDGTELWWAAVAPDGTLGDPQKVAGGRNESIFQPQWSPQGILYFVSDRSGWWNLYRWDPSQPEPVQPLCPMEAEFGEPQWVFGMSTYGFCGDGRLLARYEQDGLSHLAYLDPDSGQLQGIPLPYTQISGLQVSGEQAVFLAGSPTESVALVCLELRSGQVQVLARSNSWVVDPGYVSIPETIAFPTGADAVAYAFFYPPQNQDFVAPPGEKPPLLVKSHGGPTGATAAVLNLGIQYWTSRGIAVLDVNYRGSTGYGRAYRDALKGKWGLVDVEDCIYGAKFLADQGKVDGERLMIDGGSAGGYTTLAALTFHDTFKAGASYYGVSDLEALAQDTHKFESRYLDGLIGPYPERQDLYRARSPIHHLDRLNCPVIFFQGLEDAIVPPNQAEAMVEALRAKGLPVAYVPFEGEQHGFRQAANIKRALEAELYFYAQVLGFALAEEIEPVAIDNLVVHRKSC